The following proteins are encoded in a genomic region of Populus nigra chromosome 16, ddPopNigr1.1, whole genome shotgun sequence:
- the LOC133676357 gene encoding uncharacterized protein LOC133676357, which translates to MATAIATPSARAMATAIATPSALSPLPSSISSAPQYSFSVRSSIWPKNILYSPLRCSSHASFSPKSQDGPFDRDLRSVLELATDSELYELENILFGPSHFSPLLKSIASKRAEIDYAMMDQDMEEREDMISCLESRFLFLAADARSTLRGWRPTYRNVLLTVRKKLSIGCSSKLSTEDLEAEIFLHLLEEYASEQSGTFPGLWELSKTSDDQGSLGIGLSQEKVQALAAQKLGAADLQSIILKGGGVFTLTRIYQWLAKKLTGKVFLEAANYQIKKEVIKKGGQLAAINLESRAALLVAKQGFVGAASRYLGLRSMMSLLGPMLWGTFLADVVIQMLGTDYARILRAIYAFAQIRITRTCRLPCDND; encoded by the exons ATGGCGACTGCCATTGCTACTCCTTCAGCCAGAGCCATGGCGACTGCCATTGCTACTCCTTCAGCATTATCTCCTCTTCCTTCCTCAATCTCCAGCGCTCCCCAATACTCTTTCTCTGTTCGCAGCTCAATCTGgcctaaaaacattttatattctCCACTCCGCTGTAGCAGCCATGCCTCATTCTCACCAAAAAGCCAAGACGGTCCATTTGACCGTGATCTCCGGTCCGTACTCGAACTCGCTACTGACTCAGAGTTGTATGAACTCGAAAATATCCTCTTCGGTCCCAg TCACTTTAGCCCGTTACTAAAATCAATAGCGAGTAAAAGAGCGGAAATTGATTATGCAATGATGGACCAAGACATGGAAGAACGAGAAGATATGATATCATGTCTCGAGTCAAGGTTTTTATTCCTTGCTGCCGATGCCAGGTCCACTTTGAG GGGTTGGAGGCCTACGTATAGAAACGTGTTGCTTACAGTTAGGAAGAAGTTGAGCATTGGTTGCTCCAGTAAATTGTCGACGGAAGACCTAGAAGCCGAGATTTTCCTTCATCTGCTTGAGGAATACGCGAG TGAGCAATCAGGAACTTTTCCAGGCTTATGGGAATTATCTAAGACCTCAGATGATCAAGGTAGTCTAGGAATCGGACTTAGTCAAGAGAAGGTACAAGCCCTCGCTGCACAGAAACTCGGTGCTGCAGATCTCCAGTCAATCATTCTGAAG ggtGGCGGTGTGTTTACATTGACAAGAATTTATCAATGG TTAGCTAAAAAGTTAACAGGGAAGGTTTTTCTAGAAGCTGcaaactatcaaataaaaaaggaagtCATCAAGAAG GGTGGACAATTGGCTGCCATTAATTTGGAGTCCAGAGCTGCCTTACTTGTGGCAAAGCAG GGTTTTGTTGGAGCTGCGTCAAGATACCTGGGTTTGAGGAGCATGATGTCATTGCTTGGTCCAAT GTTGTGGGGCACATTTCTGGCAGATGTAGTCATTCAAATGCTTGGAACTGATTATGCTAGAATCTTGCGAGCAATTTATGCATTTGCTCAG ATTCGCATCACCCGTACATGTAGGTTGCCCTGTGATAATGATTGA